One segment of Scomber scombrus chromosome 3, fScoSco1.1, whole genome shotgun sequence DNA contains the following:
- the gpr61l gene encoding probable G-protein coupled receptor: protein MAEKSGPMISSLPNQPVTNLTTVLWGPNPTVPADVGVVTSSQSQIKDLFGLFCMVTLNLIALLANTGVMVAIARAPHLKRFAFVCHLCAVDLLCAILLMPLGIISSSPFFGTVVFTVLECQVYIFLNVFLICLSILTITAISVERYFYIVHPMRYEVKMTINLAIGVMLLIWVKSVLLALVTLFGWPAYGNQSSIAAGHCSLHASHSRLRRVFAVLFSVVCFLVPAVVIFAVYCAVYKVARSAALQQVPTVPTWANSSPAKNRSDSINSQTTMITTTRTLPQRLSPERAFSGGKAALTLVFIVGQFLVCWLPYFIFHLQMSLTGSMQSPGDLEEAVTWLAFSSFAVNPFFYGLLNRQIREELIKFRRCCLTQPVEFGASSHEGSLQENFLQFIQRTSSTAETRSSCANSSPRNTMDQGVKIPGQIPEEHP from the coding sequence ATGGCCGAGAAGTCTGGTCCCATGATATCCTCTCTGCCAAATCAACCCGTTACAAACCTTACAACTGTCCTATGGGGTCCAAATCCCACGGTTCCTGCTGATGTGGGTGTAGTCACAAGCTCACAGTCACAGATTAAAGACCTTTTTGGCTTGTTCTGCATGGTGACCCTTAACCTCATTGCTTTGTTGGCCAACACTGGTGTGATGGTGGCCATTGCTCGTGCTCCTCACCTGAAGaggtttgcatttgtgtgtcacCTTTGTGCAGTGGACCTGCTGTGTGCCATTCTCCTCATGCCTCTGGGTATCATATCAAGCTCCCCATTCTTTGGTactgtggtgtttactgttctgGAGTGTCAGGTTTACATCTTTCTCAACGTTTTTCTCATCTGTCTGTCAATTCTTACCATCACAGCCATCAGTGTGGAGCGTTACTTCTATATTGTACACCCAATGCGTTATGAAGTCAAGATGACTATAAACCTTGCTATTGGTGTAATGCTCCTAATCTGGGTTAAATCAGTCCTCTTGGCTTTGGTCACACTGTTTGGGTGGCCAGCTTATGGAAATCAAAGCTCTATTGCTGCAGGTCACTGCTCTCTCCACGCAAGCCACAGTCGTCTGAGAAGAGTATTTGCTGTGCTCTTCAGTGTGGTGTGTTTCCTGGTCCCTGCAGTTGTCATCTTTGCGGTTTACTGTGCCGTGTACAAGGTAGCCCGTTCAGCAGCCTTACAGCAAGTCCCCACTGTACCAACCTGGGCAAATTCAAGCCCTGCTAAGAATCGCTCTGATTCCATTAACAGTCAGACTACCATGATCACTACCACTCGTACTCTGCCCCAGAGACTATCTCCAGAGAGGGCCTTCAGTGGAGGCAAGGCTGCCCTTACCTTAGTATTCATTGTGGGCCAGTTCTTGGTTTGTTGGTTGCCGTACTTCATCTTCCACCTGCAAATGTCTCTGACTGGCTCCATGCAGAGCCCTGGGGATTTAGAGGAGGCAGTCACCTGGCTTGCCTTCTCCTCTTTTGCAGTTAACCCATTCTTCTATGGCCTGTTGAACAGGCAAATCAGAGAGGAGCTCATCAAGTTTCGACGCTGCTGTCTGACACAGCCTGTGGAGTTTGGGGCCTCCAGCCATGAGGGCTCTCTTCAGGAGAACTTCCTCCAGTTCATCCAGAGAACCAGCAGCACAGCTGAAACCCGTTCTAGCTGTGCTAACTCCAGTCCCAGAAACACTATGGACCAGGGAGTTAAGATCCCTGGACAAATACCTGAGGAGCACCCTTAG
- the parp3 gene encoding protein mono-ADP-ribosyltransferase PARP3 isoform X1, whose amino-acid sequence MAPKRRAASAVKAGGKKVKEEPETPNPKDAFTSAKEALLAAGPQVKGKRKVDEHCTLTGEVCEDYDCMLNQTNVGHNNNKFYVIQLIKANNKYCLWNRWGRVGEVGQSKLSTFDKLEAAVKDFEKKFKDKTKNNWSDRMNFVSHSGKYTLIEVDGEMDAEVKVDTVDGKTVKVTKKTLPCTLDEATKGFIKLIFSNDMFKEAMECMNLDIKKMPLGKLSKIQIAKGFEVLEEIQAAMNQKSGSARLEELSSKFFTAIPHNFGRSRPPTIKDKETVEQKKEMLMVLADIELAQTLKSESEKAQEETIETVPHPLDKDYNSLKCKLTLMDKDTEPFKIIETYLNETAYEHHTPKIVNVWEVDREMEGERFSENDSLENRRLLWHGTNIAVVAAILKSGLRIMPHSGGRVGCGIYFASENRKSASYVRTSNNTGVMFLSEVALGKERTITRDDPSLKKAPAGYDSVVARGSVEPDPSKDIFITLDGKKVAVPQGKPINQPKFSKTSFGNSEYLIYKESQCRLRYLLELNM is encoded by the exons ATGGCACCTAAGAGACGGGCTGCTTCAGCTGTCAAGGCAGGTGGCAAGAAGGTGAAGGAGGAGCCTGAGACACCAAACCCCAAGGATGCATTCACATCTGCAAAAGAGGCCCTTCTGGCTGCAGGACCACAGGTAAAAGGCAAGAGGAAGGTGGATGAGCACTGCACATTGACTGGCGAG GTATGTGAAGACTACGACTGCATGCTCAATCAGACAAATGTTGGACACAACAATAATAAGTTTTATGTCATTCAACTTATTAAAGCAAACAACAAATACTGTTTATGGAACAGATGGGGCAGAGTG GGGGAAGTGGGACAAAGCAAGCTTAGCACGTTTGATAAGCTTGAAGCTGCTGTCAAGGACTTTGAAAAAAAGTTTAAggacaagacaaaaaacaactgGAGCGATCGGATGAATTTTGTGTCTCACTCTGGGAAGTACACCCTAATAGAggtggatggagagatggatgcTGAGGTCAAG GTGGACACTGTCGATGGAAAGACTGTCAAAGTCACCAAAAAGACCCTACCTTGCACCCTTGATGAGGCTACGAAAGGATtcatcaaactcattttcagcAACGACATGTTCAAGGAGGCCATGGAATGTATGAACTTAG ACATCAAGAAAATGCCTCTAGGTAAACTCAGTAAGATACAGATTGCAAAGGGCTTTGAAGTGCTGGAGGAGATTCAGGCAGCCATGAACCAAAAAAGTGGAAGTGCACGCCTGGAAGAACTTTCCTCAAAGTTCTTCACCGCGATCCCACATAACTTTGGCCGCAGCAGACCACCCACCATCAAAGATAAAGAGACTGTGgaacagaaaaaagagatgCTAATG GTGCTGGCTGACATCGAGCTTGCCCAGACACTGAAGTCAGAATCTGAGAAGGCTCAGGAAGAGACGATAGAGACAGTTCCTCATCCTTTAGACAAAGACTACAATTCTCTCAAATGCAAGCTCACTCTGATGGACAAGGACACAGAACCATTCAAG ATCATAGAAACATACCTGAATGAAACTGCATATGAGCATCATACACCAAAAATTGTCAATGTTTGGGAAGTCGATCGAGAGATGGAG GGAGAACGCTTTAGCGAGAATGATAGTCTGGAGAACCGCCGCCTGCTGTGGCATGGTACAAACATTGCAGTGGTGGCAGCTATCCTTAAGAGCGGCCTAAGGATAATGCCTCATTCCGGAGGCCGTGTTGGTTGTGGTATCTATTTTGCATCTGAAAACAGAAAGTCTGCAAGTTACG TCCGCACATCTAATAATACTGGAGTGATGTTTCTGAGTGAGGTAGCCCTCGGCAAAGAACGTACCATCACCAGAGACGACCCTTCCTTAAAGAAGGCTCCTGCTGGCTATGACAGTGTGGTGGCACGAGGATCGGTTGAACCAG ATCCCTCCAAAGACATCTTCATCACACTGGATGGCAAGAAGGTAGCTGTGCCACAGGGTAAGCCCATAAATCAGCCCAAGTTCTCGAAGACCAGCTTCGGCAACAGTGAATATCTCATCTACAAAGAGAGCCAGTGTCGCCTTCGCTACCTGCTGGAGTTGAACATGTAA
- the parp3 gene encoding protein mono-ADP-ribosyltransferase PARP3 isoform X2, with amino-acid sequence MSSYDYCTHSVNIKGEVGQSKLSTFDKLEAAVKDFEKKFKDKTKNNWSDRMNFVSHSGKYTLIEVDGEMDAEVKVDTVDGKTVKVTKKTLPCTLDEATKGFIKLIFSNDMFKEAMECMNLDIKKMPLGKLSKIQIAKGFEVLEEIQAAMNQKSGSARLEELSSKFFTAIPHNFGRSRPPTIKDKETVEQKKEMLMVLADIELAQTLKSESEKAQEETIETVPHPLDKDYNSLKCKLTLMDKDTEPFKIIETYLNETAYEHHTPKIVNVWEVDREMEGERFSENDSLENRRLLWHGTNIAVVAAILKSGLRIMPHSGGRVGCGIYFASENRKSASYVRTSNNTGVMFLSEVALGKERTITRDDPSLKKAPAGYDSVVARGSVEPDPSKDIFITLDGKKVAVPQGKPINQPKFSKTSFGNSEYLIYKESQCRLRYLLELNM; translated from the exons ATGAGTTCATATGATTACTGCACACATTCGGTGAATATAAAG GGGGAAGTGGGACAAAGCAAGCTTAGCACGTTTGATAAGCTTGAAGCTGCTGTCAAGGACTTTGAAAAAAAGTTTAAggacaagacaaaaaacaactgGAGCGATCGGATGAATTTTGTGTCTCACTCTGGGAAGTACACCCTAATAGAggtggatggagagatggatgcTGAGGTCAAG GTGGACACTGTCGATGGAAAGACTGTCAAAGTCACCAAAAAGACCCTACCTTGCACCCTTGATGAGGCTACGAAAGGATtcatcaaactcattttcagcAACGACATGTTCAAGGAGGCCATGGAATGTATGAACTTAG ACATCAAGAAAATGCCTCTAGGTAAACTCAGTAAGATACAGATTGCAAAGGGCTTTGAAGTGCTGGAGGAGATTCAGGCAGCCATGAACCAAAAAAGTGGAAGTGCACGCCTGGAAGAACTTTCCTCAAAGTTCTTCACCGCGATCCCACATAACTTTGGCCGCAGCAGACCACCCACCATCAAAGATAAAGAGACTGTGgaacagaaaaaagagatgCTAATG GTGCTGGCTGACATCGAGCTTGCCCAGACACTGAAGTCAGAATCTGAGAAGGCTCAGGAAGAGACGATAGAGACAGTTCCTCATCCTTTAGACAAAGACTACAATTCTCTCAAATGCAAGCTCACTCTGATGGACAAGGACACAGAACCATTCAAG ATCATAGAAACATACCTGAATGAAACTGCATATGAGCATCATACACCAAAAATTGTCAATGTTTGGGAAGTCGATCGAGAGATGGAG GGAGAACGCTTTAGCGAGAATGATAGTCTGGAGAACCGCCGCCTGCTGTGGCATGGTACAAACATTGCAGTGGTGGCAGCTATCCTTAAGAGCGGCCTAAGGATAATGCCTCATTCCGGAGGCCGTGTTGGTTGTGGTATCTATTTTGCATCTGAAAACAGAAAGTCTGCAAGTTACG TCCGCACATCTAATAATACTGGAGTGATGTTTCTGAGTGAGGTAGCCCTCGGCAAAGAACGTACCATCACCAGAGACGACCCTTCCTTAAAGAAGGCTCCTGCTGGCTATGACAGTGTGGTGGCACGAGGATCGGTTGAACCAG ATCCCTCCAAAGACATCTTCATCACACTGGATGGCAAGAAGGTAGCTGTGCCACAGGGTAAGCCCATAAATCAGCCCAAGTTCTCGAAGACCAGCTTCGGCAACAGTGAATATCTCATCTACAAAGAGAGCCAGTGTCGCCTTCGCTACCTGCTGGAGTTGAACATGTAA